One Burkholderia sp. PAMC 26561 genomic window carries:
- a CDS encoding carbohydrate kinase family protein produces MNATTSTPAFPQFVSAGDILTDLIRTGPSDWLSRPGGAGWNVARAVARLGLPTASAGSLGTDNFSDELWDASVAAGLDMRFMQRVERPPLLAIVHKTQPPTYYFMGENGADLAFDPALLPSGWMDAVKWAHFGCISLVRQPLGDTLAGLAAQLREHGVKISFDPNYRNLMEHGYEPTLRKMAALADLIKVSDEDLQRLFPHIANEADALAEIRAMNPQATVLVTRGSSQATLHVGEESWQATPPKVQVADTVGAGDASIGGLLYSLMTRPGGWPDHLRFALAAGAAACRMSGAHSPSLEEVEDLLA; encoded by the coding sequence ATGAACGCGACGACCTCCACTCCTGCCTTCCCGCAATTCGTCTCCGCTGGCGACATCCTCACCGACCTGATCCGCACCGGCCCGTCGGACTGGCTCTCGCGTCCGGGCGGCGCGGGCTGGAACGTGGCGCGCGCCGTTGCGCGTCTCGGTTTGCCGACGGCGTCGGCGGGATCGCTCGGTACGGACAATTTCTCCGATGAACTCTGGGACGCGAGCGTCGCCGCCGGTCTCGACATGCGCTTCATGCAGCGCGTCGAACGCCCGCCGTTACTGGCGATCGTCCACAAGACGCAGCCACCGACTTATTACTTCATGGGCGAAAACGGCGCGGACCTCGCCTTCGATCCCGCGCTGCTCCCGTCCGGCTGGATGGACGCCGTGAAATGGGCGCACTTCGGCTGCATCAGCCTCGTGCGCCAGCCGCTTGGGGACACGCTCGCGGGTCTTGCCGCGCAACTGCGCGAACACGGCGTGAAGATCAGCTTCGACCCGAATTACCGGAATCTGATGGAACACGGTTACGAGCCGACCTTGCGCAAGATGGCGGCACTCGCCGATCTCATCAAAGTCTCCGACGAAGATCTGCAACGCCTCTTCCCGCACATTGCAAACGAGGCCGACGCCCTCGCCGAAATCCGCGCGATGAACCCGCAAGCTACCGTGCTCGTCACGCGCGGCTCGTCGCAGGCAACCTTGCATGTCGGCGAGGAAAGCTGGCAAGCCACGCCGCCTAAAGTCCAGGTCGCGGACACAGTCGGCGCCGGCGATGCGTCCATCGGCGGCTTGCTCTACAGCCTCATGACCCGGCCGGGCGGCTGGCCCGACCATCTGCGGTTTGCGTTGGCGGCCGGCGCTGCGGCTTGCCGCATGTCGGGCGCGCATTCTCCGTCGCTCGAAGAAGTCGAGGATCTGCTGGCCTGA
- a CDS encoding AGE family epimerase/isomerase codes for MNSTAFQAADRAEPDFRSRDFLLDHVRHTLAFYERTARDPSGGFYHFFKDDGTVYDHTTRHLVSSTRFVFNHAMAFRHFGSQHHLDNARHAFAFLRNAHWDAVNQGYDWEIEWRDGAKRTLDGTRHCYGHAFVLLACAHAAMAGIDEARPLIDETFQLMDQHFWDANAGLYADEATPDWQLSPYRGQNANMHATEALLAAYEATGHVLYLDRAEKIAGNITLRQARLSNGLVWEHFNEDWSVDWHYNESDSSNIFRPWGFQPGHQTEWAKLLLILERHRALPWLAPRAIELFDAGFNRAWDEQHGGLYYGFGPDNSICDHDKYFWVQAETFATAALLGKRTGLERFWDCYDELWRYSWAHFVDHKYGAWFRILTCDNRKYGDEKSPAGKTDYHTMGACYEVLNALGVNTPDTSASATTTQHIAETETARQ; via the coding sequence ATGAACTCAACCGCGTTCCAGGCGGCGGACCGGGCCGAACCGGACTTCCGCAGCCGCGATTTCCTGCTCGATCATGTGCGCCACACGCTCGCGTTCTACGAGCGGACGGCCCGCGATCCATCGGGCGGGTTTTATCATTTCTTCAAAGATGACGGCACGGTCTACGACCACACCACGCGGCATCTGGTCAGCAGTACGCGCTTTGTCTTCAATCACGCGATGGCCTTTCGCCATTTCGGTAGCCAGCATCATCTGGACAACGCGCGCCACGCGTTTGCGTTTTTGCGCAACGCCCATTGGGACGCAGTGAACCAGGGCTACGACTGGGAAATCGAGTGGCGCGATGGCGCGAAACGCACGCTGGACGGCACGCGGCATTGCTACGGCCACGCGTTTGTGCTGCTCGCGTGTGCGCACGCGGCGATGGCGGGTATCGACGAAGCCCGGCCTCTGATAGATGAAACCTTCCAGTTGATGGACCAGCACTTCTGGGATGCGAATGCCGGTCTCTACGCCGACGAAGCCACGCCCGACTGGCAGTTGTCGCCTTATCGCGGGCAGAACGCGAACATGCACGCGACCGAAGCGCTGCTCGCCGCGTACGAGGCGACCGGCCATGTGCTCTATCTGGACCGGGCAGAGAAGATCGCCGGCAACATCACGCTGCGTCAGGCGCGGCTTTCTAACGGCCTCGTGTGGGAACACTTCAACGAGGATTGGTCGGTCGACTGGCATTACAACGAATCCGACAGTTCGAACATCTTCCGCCCGTGGGGTTTCCAGCCCGGTCACCAGACCGAATGGGCAAAGCTGCTGCTGATCCTGGAGCGGCATCGGGCGTTGCCGTGGCTCGCACCGCGCGCTATCGAACTGTTCGATGCCGGCTTCAACCGCGCGTGGGACGAGCAGCACGGCGGCCTCTACTACGGCTTCGGCCCCGACAATTCCATTTGTGACCACGACAAATACTTCTGGGTTCAGGCCGAGACCTTCGCCACGGCCGCGCTGCTCGGCAAACGCACGGGCCTCGAACGCTTCTGGGATTGCTACGACGAACTCTGGCGCTATAGCTGGGCGCACTTCGTCGATCACAAATACGGCGCGTGGTTCCGCATCCTGACCTGCGACAACCGCAAATACGGCGATGAAAAAAGCCCCGCCGGCAAGACCGATTACCACACGATGGGCGCGTGCTACGAGGTGCTGAACGCGTTGGGCGTCAATACGCCGGACACATCAGCCTCAGCCACCACGACCCAGCACATCGCCGAAACAGAGACGGCCAGACAATGA
- a CDS encoding LacI family DNA-binding transcriptional regulator — protein MGTTIRDVARAASVSIGTVSRALKNQPGLSEATRERVVEAARQLGYDAAQLRTRIRRVTFLLHRQHNNFAVSPFFSHVLHGFEEACRERRLVPSVLTAGPTHDLAQQMRLHAPDAVAVAGFIEPELLAHLRSMNRPVVLIDLHAPGFRSVNVDNTRGAALAMQHLFAMGRKRIAFIGGSLAHYSIAQRAMGYRLAYFEAGMLFDPTLEVTTQPAIDAEVAAADAMERLIAQAHQQSKPLPDAVFAYNDAAALAAMRVCVAHGLRIPEDVAFVGFDDIPAAAQSTPPLTTVTVDKEALGRRGVDLLLETAQNNDASDADMDITTDTLVPVRLIPRASSAITRTQTSV, from the coding sequence ATGGGTACAACCATTCGTGATGTCGCACGCGCAGCCAGCGTGTCGATCGGCACGGTATCGCGGGCACTGAAGAACCAGCCGGGTTTGTCGGAAGCGACGCGCGAACGTGTAGTGGAAGCGGCGCGGCAACTCGGCTACGACGCCGCCCAGCTCCGCACGCGCATCCGGCGCGTCACCTTCCTGCTGCATCGCCAGCACAATAATTTCGCGGTCAGCCCGTTCTTCTCCCACGTTTTGCATGGCTTCGAGGAAGCGTGCCGCGAGCGGCGGCTGGTGCCTTCGGTACTGACAGCCGGCCCGACCCACGACCTCGCCCAGCAAATGCGGCTTCACGCACCCGACGCGGTGGCCGTCGCGGGATTCATCGAACCTGAATTGCTTGCTCACCTGCGTTCGATGAACCGGCCCGTCGTGCTGATCGACCTGCACGCGCCGGGATTCCGTTCGGTCAACGTCGACAACACGCGCGGCGCGGCGCTCGCCATGCAGCATCTTTTCGCCATGGGCAGAAAGCGCATCGCGTTCATTGGCGGGTCGCTGGCGCACTACAGCATCGCGCAGCGGGCGATGGGCTACCGGCTTGCGTACTTCGAAGCCGGCATGCTTTTCGACCCTACGCTCGAAGTGACGACGCAGCCGGCCATCGACGCGGAAGTCGCCGCCGCCGACGCCATGGAGCGCCTGATCGCGCAAGCTCACCAGCAATCGAAGCCGCTGCCGGACGCTGTTTTCGCCTATAACGATGCAGCGGCCCTCGCCGCCATGCGTGTCTGCGTGGCGCACGGGCTGCGAATTCCGGAAGACGTGGCGTTTGTCGGTTTCGACGACATTCCCGCCGCAGCCCAAAGCACGCCGCCGCTCACCACGGTCACGGTGGACAAGGAGGCGCTTGGCCGTCGCGGCGTGGACCTGCTGCTGGAAACAGCGCAAAACAACGACGCCAGCGATGCCGACATGGACATCACCACCGACACGCTCGTGCCCGTGCGCCTGATTCCGCGCGCGAGCTCGGCAATAACACGGACACAGACATCGGTATGA
- a CDS encoding class I SAM-dependent methyltransferase has translation MTGEPNAHEYFDGLYKRSDDPWLLRDRWYERRKRALTLAALPDERYRRAYEPGCANGEFTAELAARCDTLLAADLNPAAVDLARRRVADLRHVQVEQRAMPDDWPDGEFDLIVVSEVAYYLTHDQLGRLVQRLTSSLCAGGTVVACHWRRPIEGWRFTGDDVHAELRATLAIPALSHYEDDDLVLDVWSSNKASVHQREAR, from the coding sequence ATGACCGGCGAACCGAACGCGCACGAGTACTTCGACGGCTTGTACAAGCGTAGTGACGACCCTTGGCTGCTTCGCGACCGCTGGTACGAACGCCGCAAGCGGGCATTGACGCTCGCTGCATTACCCGATGAACGCTACCGCCGCGCCTATGAACCCGGCTGTGCGAATGGTGAATTCACGGCCGAACTGGCGGCGCGTTGCGACACGCTTCTCGCGGCGGATCTGAATCCGGCGGCTGTCGATCTGGCGCGTCGCCGAGTGGCGGATCTGCGCCACGTCCAGGTCGAACAACGCGCAATGCCCGATGACTGGCCCGACGGCGAGTTCGACCTGATTGTCGTCAGCGAAGTGGCTTATTACCTGACGCACGACCAGCTCGGACGGCTGGTACAACGGCTGACGTCTTCCCTGTGCGCAGGCGGAACCGTGGTTGCGTGCCACTGGCGTCGACCAATCGAAGGATGGCGATTTACCGGCGACGACGTTCACGCCGAACTCCGCGCAACGCTTGCGATTCCGGCCCTGTCGCACTATGAAGACGACGACCTCGTGCTCGACGTGTGGTCATCGAACAAGGCGTCGGTGCATCAGCGCGAAGCCCGTTAA
- a CDS encoding PIG-L deacetylase family protein — MEPVVTQVENAEHNDRAIEGRGTPEAAWQSSEQLSTLPEVDPGTLVPPGARAVIVSPHPDDEILGTGGLLARLSDLGRKVLIIAVTDGTASHPDSPEWPAARLAATRPQETRDALQRLRMRHVALVRLHLPDGGGNTFESDLSKALEAHLKPGDVVFGTWRYDGHPDHESVGRAVTAVAGALDLPFVEVPVWTWHWAAPDDSRVPWSRARRISLDDATLARKVHAVQAFRSQIEADGSTGRDAILPAHVLERLTRPYEVVLI; from the coding sequence ATGGAACCTGTAGTTACTCAAGTGGAAAACGCAGAGCACAATGATCGGGCAATCGAGGGACGCGGCACGCCAGAAGCTGCATGGCAAAGCTCGGAGCAACTTTCCACTCTCCCCGAAGTCGATCCGGGCACGCTCGTCCCGCCGGGCGCGCGTGCGGTGATTGTTTCTCCGCATCCCGACGATGAAATCCTCGGCACCGGCGGCTTGCTCGCACGCCTTTCCGATTTGGGCCGCAAGGTGTTGATCATCGCGGTGACCGATGGCACCGCAAGCCATCCCGATTCGCCTGAATGGCCAGCCGCGCGCCTCGCCGCCACGCGGCCGCAGGAAACACGTGACGCGCTCCAGCGTTTGCGCATGCGCCACGTTGCGCTGGTTCGGCTCCATTTGCCGGATGGCGGCGGCAACACCTTCGAGTCAGACCTGTCGAAAGCGCTCGAAGCGCACCTGAAACCCGGGGACGTCGTGTTCGGCACCTGGCGCTATGACGGCCATCCCGACCACGAATCGGTCGGCCGGGCGGTTACAGCCGTTGCCGGCGCACTTGATCTACCCTTCGTGGAAGTTCCGGTCTGGACGTGGCATTGGGCAGCGCCCGACGATTCGCGTGTGCCCTGGAGCCGTGCGCGCCGCATCTCGCTTGACGACGCAACCCTCGCTCGCAAGGTTCACGCGGTCCAAGCGTTCCGCAGCCAGATAGAAGCCGATGGTTCCACGGGCCGCGACGCCATTCTCCCGGCCCATGTGCTGGAGCGCCTCACGCGCCCCTACGAGGTCGTCCTGATATGA
- a CDS encoding acyl-CoA dehydrogenase translates to MQRMTDGIATSSALDPFLRELRFKRGSATDTAHALQALIDAGLDRLPLPGKGATLERWRSLAAVAACDLALVKLYEGHTDVLAIIAEIGDGFAPAAGQTWGVWAAEPPTARLAASASSDGGSALTLQGTKAWCSGAASVSHALVTAWNEKDEPILAAVDLRQPGVRVTNEGWMAVGMSASASVDVHFDNAHATRIGAPRAYLERAGFWHGGGGIAACWFGAAAAIGNFVKQDATRRADPYKLAHLGAIDTALASTASLLRETAAQIDREPRADPMPGAFRARLAAERAAIEVIERAGRALGAAPLCRNRHFASLMADLPVFIRQSHAERDEAALAERIVKEEGSAWNL, encoded by the coding sequence ATGCAAAGAATGACTGACGGCATCGCGACTTCGTCCGCGCTCGATCCGTTTTTGCGCGAGCTCCGCTTCAAGCGAGGCTCCGCCACAGACACAGCCCACGCTCTGCAGGCATTAATAGACGCCGGTCTCGACCGGCTGCCGCTTCCCGGCAAGGGCGCGACGCTCGAGCGGTGGCGCTCCCTTGCCGCCGTCGCCGCGTGCGACCTGGCGCTGGTCAAGCTATACGAAGGACATACCGATGTACTCGCAATCATCGCGGAAATTGGCGATGGCTTTGCTCCGGCAGCCGGCCAGACATGGGGCGTTTGGGCAGCCGAGCCGCCGACCGCACGCCTCGCTGCGAGCGCATCGTCGGACGGCGGGAGCGCGCTCACGCTTCAGGGCACCAAGGCATGGTGCTCGGGCGCGGCGTCGGTAAGCCACGCGCTCGTCACCGCCTGGAACGAAAAGGACGAGCCGATCCTGGCCGCCGTCGATCTGCGTCAGCCGGGCGTTCGAGTCACTAACGAGGGCTGGATGGCGGTGGGCATGTCCGCGAGCGCCAGCGTGGACGTTCACTTCGATAACGCCCACGCCACGCGCATCGGCGCGCCACGCGCTTATCTGGAACGCGCGGGTTTCTGGCATGGCGGCGGCGGAATTGCCGCGTGCTGGTTCGGCGCGGCGGCGGCTATCGGCAACTTCGTCAAGCAGGACGCGACGCGTCGCGCCGACCCGTACAAGCTCGCGCATCTTGGCGCTATCGATACCGCACTTGCCAGCACAGCCAGCCTTCTGCGGGAAACGGCTGCGCAGATTGACCGCGAGCCTCGCGCCGACCCCATGCCGGGCGCGTTTCGCGCGCGGCTTGCGGCGGAGCGGGCGGCAATCGAAGTCATCGAACGTGCGGGGCGTGCGCTTGGCGCGGCGCCGCTTTGTCGTAATCGCCATTTCGCCAGCCTGATGGCTGATCTACCCGTCTTTATCCGGCAGAGTCACGCCGAACGCGACGAAGCCGCGCTTGCAGAGCGGATCGTGAAAGAGGAAGGCAGCGCATGGAACCTGTAG